In Porites lutea chromosome 1, jaPorLute2.1, whole genome shotgun sequence, a single genomic region encodes these proteins:
- the LOC140943005 gene encoding uncharacterized protein has product MLIFPVLLSFFLLPASITGKTEWGWKKFSKYEPGNTSIIITCPHDGKLNPSKQDNGDPWPDRKPGCLGSDGRCIWKHNCGKTDRKKCAAVTITDENASILARDIADGIKALIGLRPHVVYNRLKRTKIEVNRDIDKGTLNVPDARKAWRDYHKFVEKARSAIHGRGLLLDIHGQVHDEGRIELGYFISGSQLNNDDFTADNTSIRNLGKQWCGDDPSCFKMFVHGHRSLGYFLNQEGLRVVPSPQDPAPKKTVFLFGKYTVQNHGSRCGGLIDAIQMEFPLSLSSKSGWKRAKHRVVRAIFEFLKQNYGFPQKEAVSSTDRASQ; this is encoded by the exons ATGTTGATCTTCCCTGTATTACTATCCTTCTTTCTTCTACCGGCGTCAATCACTGGAAAAACGGAATGGGGTtggaaaaagttttcgaaataCGAACCCGGTAACACgagcataataataacatgtcCTCATGATGGAAAGCTCAACCCTTCGAAACAAGATAATGGAGATCCATGGCCAGACAGAAAGCCTGGTTGTTTAGGAAGCGATGGCCGGTGTATATGGAAGCACAACTGTGGTAAAACAGATCGCAAAAAGTGCGCAGCTGTCACTATCACCGATGAAAACGCTTCAATATTGGCGCGAGACATTGCTGATGGTATCAAAGCACTGATTG GTTTGCGTCCACATGTTGTTTACAACAGATTAAAGAGAACTAAAATCGAGGTCAACAGAGACATTGATAAGGGAACCCTTAATGTTCCAGACGCAAGAAAGGCCTGGAGAGACTACCACAAATTCGTTGAAAAAGCAAGATCAGCTATTCATGGCCGTGGGCTGCTCTTAGATATCCATGGCCAAGTTCATGACGAAGGAAGAATTGAGCTTGGCTACTTCATTAGCGGAAGCCAACTTAATAACGATGATTTTACTGCAGATAACACTTCAATCAGAAACCTTGGCAAACAGTGGTGTGGAGATGATCCTTCCTGTTTTAAAATGTTCGTTCATGGTCATCGAAGTCTTGGTTACTTTCTAAATCAGGAAGGGCTGCGTGTGGTGCCTTCTCCCCAAGACCCGGCACCGAAAAAGACAGTCTTCCTCTTTGGGAAATACACGGTACAGAATCATGGATCGCGCTGTGGAGGTCTTATTGATGCCATTCAGATGGAGTTTCCTTTAAGTTTAAGcagtaaatctggatggaaaAGAGCTAAACATAGGGTGGTTAGAGCCATTTTTGAGTTTTTGAAGCAGAATTATGGTTTTCCGCAAAAAGAGGCCGTTTCTTCAACCGACAGGGCCTCTCAATGA
- the LOC140934326 gene encoding uncharacterized protein produces the protein MLIYFALLSILLRHGITGKTEWGFKMFSKYEPGNMSLIIASPHDGKINPLKQENGDPWPDRWPGCVGSDGCVWKHKCGKPDNETCTLIAYNDAGAGMVARDIADGIRALTGLRPHFVHNGLNRSKLDVNREINEATLDVLDAKKAYRDYHKFVEKARSAIHGRGLLLDIHGQERHDRIELGYLINGNHLDSGEFTAENTSVRNLGKHWCGNDPSCFKMFIHGHRSLGYFLNQEGLRAVPSPEEPAPNKTRLFSGGYTVKKHGSRSGGLIDAIQMEFPWSLRLKSGWESAKDRVVRAILQFLKLNYCITQNERP, from the exons ATGTTGATCTACTTTGCTCTACTATCTATCCTTCTTCGTCACGGCATAACTGGAAAAACGGAATGGGGTTTCAAGATGTTTTCAAAATACGAACCTGGGAACATGAGCTTAATTATAGCGTCTCCTCATGACGGCAAGATCAACCCTTTGAAACAAGAGAATGGAGATCCTTGGCCAGACAGATGGCCTGGCTGCGTAGGAAGCGATGGGTGTGTGTGGAAGCACAAGTGTGGTAAGCCAGATAACGAAACGTGCACATTAATCGCCTACAACGACGCAGGCGCCGGAATGGTTGCTCGAGACATTGCTGATGGTATCAGAGCGTTGACTG GTTTGCGACCACATTTTGTTCATAACGGATTGAATAGAAGTAAACTTGACGTCAACAGAGAGATAAATGAGGCAACTCTCGACGTTCTAGACGCAAAAAAGGCCTATAGAGACTACCACAAATTCGTTGAAAAAGCAAGATCAGCTATTCATGGTCGTGGTCTTCTTTTGGATATTCATGGCCAAGAACGTCATGACAGAATAGAGCTTGGCTATCTCATTAACGGCAACCATCTTGACAGCGGTGAGTTTACTGCAGAGAACACTTCAGTCAGAAACCTTGGCAAGCACTGGTGTGGAAATGATCCCTCCTGTTTCAAAATGTTCATCCATGGCCACAGAAGTCTTGGTTACTTTCTAAATCAGGAGGGACTGCGTGCGGTGCCTTCTCCAGAAGAGCCGGCACCGAACAAGACGCGCCTCTTTTCTGGCGGCTACACGGTGAAGAAGCATGGATCGCGGTCTGGAGGTCTTATTGATGCCATTCAGATGGAGTTTCCTTGGAGTTTACGCCTTAAATCTGGATGGGAAAGTGCAAAAGACCGCGTTGTTAGAGccattttgcagtttttaaaactgaactATTGTATTACGCAAAATGAAAGGCCCTAA
- the LOC140943015 gene encoding uncharacterized protein, which produces MLFLCFLLVAAFPSGILGQTEWGFKSYTKYETGDMSLIITVPHGGSKKPTKQENGDKWPKRTHGCLESNECVWEHDCGTPDDKRCRAVTVSDSYTATVARDIADGINSITGMRPHVVYNTLKRSKLDTNREINQATMNVPDAKKAYHDYTNFINKALSAIPGRGLLLDIHGHGHKIQRTELGYLIYGSRLDSGNFDLTDSSIRSLGDVTCGNDNACFKKLIRGKRSLGHFMNQEGLRAVPSPEEPGPMVRLTGTYFSGGFTVRKYGSKDEGVIDAIQMEFSRELRKNKTAWENSRRKVARAIVKFFRLNYDSGIGVNDV; this is translated from the exons ATGCTGTTCCTTTGCTTTCTTCTCGTTGCCGCTTTTCCGTCCGGCATTCTTGGACAAACAGAATGGGGATTCAAAAGTTATACCAAGTATGAAACAGGTGATATGAGTCTTATTATAACTGTTCCTCATGGAGGCAGCAAGAAACCTACAAAACAAGAGAATGGAGATAAATGGCCCAAAAGAACGCACGGGTGTTTAGAAAGCAATGAGTGCGTATGGGAGCACGATTGCGGTACTCCAGATGATAAAAGATGCAGAGCCGTGACAGTTTCCGATTCATACACCGCCACAGTTGCTCGTGACATTGCAGATGGCATCAATTCCATCACAG GTATGCGACCGCACGTGGTGTACAATACACTGAAGAGGTCGAAACTAGATACCAACAGAGAGATCAACCAAGCAACAATGAATGTCCCAGACGCGAAAAAGGCGTATCACGACTACACCAATTTCATCAACAAGGCATTGTCGGCTATTCCTGGTCGCGGACTGCTTCTGGACATTCATGGCCATGGTCATAAAATACAAAGGACTGAGCTTGGTTACCTCATCTACGGTTCAAGACTTGACAGCGGTAATTTTGACCTAACCGATTCTTCCATCAGAAGTCTTGGTGATGTCACCTGTGGGAACGACAACGCCTGCTTCAAAAAACTAATCCGCGGCAAAAGGAGCCTTGGTCATTTTATGAATCAGGAAGGCTTACGCGCGGTTCCTTCTCCGGAAGAACCAGGTCCAATGGTCCGCCTGACTGGGACCTACTTTTCCGGAGGCTTCACAGTGAGAAAGTATGGATCGAAAGATGAGGGTGTTATTGATGCCATTCAGATGGAATTTTCGCGGGAActgcgaaaaaataaaactgccTGGGAAAATTCAAGACGGAAGGTGGCAAGAGCTATTGTAAAGTTTTTTAGGCTGAACTATGATAGTGGAATTGGTGTTAACGATGTTTAG
- the LOC140934337 gene encoding uncharacterized protein: MLIYCFFLFTTFPSGLLGGTKRGFKDYTEYEPGNMSLIITAPHGGELTPSKQENGDPWPDRTAGCLGSSGCIWKHSCGEVDAEKCPAITESDLFTATVARDIADGIETITGLRPHVVYCRLSRSKLDANRAMGPATLSVADAVTAYRNYTTFIAKAVSAIPGRGLLLDIHGHGHKLQRTELGYLIHGTELDSGAYDGNNSSIKSLSNFWCGNDNACSRKLIRGNWSLGHFMNEEGLRAVPSPQEPVPKVSKTSIFLSGGLTVMKYGSKEEGKIDAIQMELPQQLRLNKTAWQDSRLRLSKAISGFFKINYLRDNRRTINL; the protein is encoded by the exons ATGTTGatctattgcttttttctcttcaccACGTTTCCGTCTGGGCTTCTTGGAGGAACGAAACGCGGCTTCAAAGACTATACAGAATACGAACCTGGAAATATGAGTCTCATTATAACTGCTCCTCATGGAGGCGAGCTGACACcttcaaaacaagaaaatggaGATCCATGGCCAGATAGAACGGCTGGCTGTTTAGGAAGCAGCGGGTGTATATGGAAGCACAGCTGTGGTGAAGTAGATGCTGAAAAGTGCCCAGCAATCACAGAGAGCGACTTATTTACTGCAACGGTGGCTCGAGACATTGCTGATGGAATTGAAACAATAACAG GACTGCGACCGCATGTTGTGTACTGCAGACTGAGCAGGTCCAAATTAGATGCCAACAGAGCGATGGGACCAGCAACTCTGAGTGTTGCAGACGCGGTAACAGCGTATCGAAATTACACCACATTCATCGCCAAGGCAGTATCAGCCATTCCTGGCCGCGGATTGCTTCTGGACATTCATGGCCATGGTCATAAACTACAAAGGACGGAGCTTGGTTACCTCATCCACGGCACCGAACTTGACAGTGGTGCTTATGATGGGAATAATTCCTCTATCAAAAGCCTTAGCAACTTCTGGTGTGGAAATGACAATGCCTGCTCCAGGAAGCTGATCCGTGGCAACTGGAGTCTTGGTCATTTTATGAATGAGGAAGGTTTGCGCGCGGTTCCCTCTCCACAAGAGCCAGTACCAAAGGTCAGCAAGACGTCTATCTTCCTCTCTGGGGGCCTCACGGTGATGAAATATGGGTCGAAAGAGGAGGGCAAAATTGATGCCATTCAGATGGAGCTTCCTCAGCAGCTGCGACTTAATAAGACTGCATGGCAAGATTCAAGATTAAGGTTGTCTAAAGCCATTTCAGGGTTTTTTAAGATAAACTACCTACGGGATAATAGAAGAACGATAAACTTATAG